The Helianthus annuus cultivar XRQ/B chromosome 11, HanXRQr2.0-SUNRISE, whole genome shotgun sequence region TTGAAACGAAGTGTGTTTACATGTTTCTGTTCATTCGATTGCAGGTGAATGAAGCTTAAAGACTTGTCAGTAAGGAGGAATAGAGAGTTTGCAGATCTAAACATACCAATCTATGTTGACTACGTAATCGGATTTTATCCCAGAAATGTTATCAGATACGCCTCCCAACCGAGGTGTTTACATAACTCGATAAGGTTGTCGGCAACCGCCAACTGAATGGACAGGTCAGACACATCAGGCTTTGTGAGTGGTGGAGCTAGTGCTAGCCTATTGGAAACCTTTCTATTTCTGTTCATCTTAATTTACAAATCTTTGTAGCTGTCATAATTATTCCCCTAAACTAACCACAACCTCTTCAAAGTTCAAATCCTTCATAGCAATGGTTTACAGTAACCCCAAAATGGATCTCAACAATAGTCTAGCATTTGTTTCTTGTAATGGTAACAGCAATACCACATTAAGTTTAGACTGCTTCGGTTATGGTGGAAACACGGGTCCCAGACATGAAACCGCCTGTGAAAAATCGAAAGAGCAGAACACGAACATCGCACCCGATGACGGATGCAGGCTGGTCCTCGGGTTAGGACCCACCCCAAGTGTATATTCTAATGATTATTATTCAAGCTCAACTAAAAAGCCAGCCTCGGTTTCCAACACAGGGTTGTCGTGCGAGGGTGGTGATTCGGTACTCAAACTTGGTCTTTCGGATCATTGTTTTACATCAGTGAACGACGTATCATGTTATTCTCAGAAAGTTATCGATGAGGGTTCGACGTCTGCGAAGAAATCAGGTGGCTATATGCCATCACTGCTTCTGGCTCCGCGGATGCAAATGCACAATCTGTTGGAGCCAGGGGAGAACTCGTATCATGGGCCGCAGTTAAGCTCAGAGCCATCGGCTATCTCGGATTATTCTATGGGAACAATGTCCGACCATCAAACCGGCAATTCGAAGAAATGTAGGTTTGATGGGTGCACGAAAGGGGCTAGAGGTGCTACAGGGCTCTGTATCGGTCATGGTGGCGGTCAAAGATGTCAAAAACCGGGGTGTAATAAAGGCGCGGAGAGTCGAACTGCATACTGTAAGGCTCATGGTGGAGGCAGGCGGTGTCAGCATCTCGGCTGTACGAAAAGTGCAGAAGGTAGGACGGAGTTTTGCATAGCTCATGGTGGTGGGAGGCGGTGTGGCCATCCGTCGGGCTGCAGTAAAGCCGCTAGGGGCAAGTCGGGTCTGTGTATTAAACACGGTGGTGGAAAGAGGTGTAAAGTGGAGGGATGCACTCGCAGTGCCGAAGGACAGATCGGTCTGTGCATTTCGCATGGTGGAGGCCGGCGGTGCCAGTTTCAAGGGTGCAGTAAGGGAGCTCAGGGAAGCACTATGTATTGTAAAGCTCATGGTGGCGGAAAACGTTGTGTTTTTGCGGGTTGTACCAAGGGTGCTGAAGGTAGTACCCCGCTTTGTAAAGCCCACGGTGGCGGAAAACGATGCCTTTATGATGGTGGTGGCATTTGCCCGAAAAGCGTCCATGGTGGGACTAACTTTTGCGTTGCTCATGGTGGCGGCAAGAGGTGTTCTGTCCCCGGTTGTACTAAAAGCGCGCGAGGCAGAACCGACTGCTGCGTGAAGCACGGTGGCGGGAAGCGGTGCAAATTCGAAAACTGTACCAAGTCTGCTCAAGGCAGCACTGACTTCTGCAAAGCCCACGGTGGCGGAAAGCGGTGCAACTGGGGCGGAGAAGGGAAGTGTGAGAAGTTTGCCAGGGGGAAGAGTGGGTTGTGTGCGGCCCATGCTAGTATGGTCCAGGAAAAAGAAGCTAACGTAAACAAAAGGGGCGGTTTCGGAATCGGTCCTGGACTCTTCCATGGGGTTGTTCAAGCGCCAGCTTCAACTGTCATGAGCAGCTTTGACAACACATACTCTTCATCAGGAGTCAGCATTGTTTCCGACTCCATCGACTCACGCGAAAGGCCGACTAAACGGCAACAGTTGATCCCACCACAAGTACTGGTTCCACCATCGATGAAGCacccattttcatcatcatttacaatgCAGTTGAGCTCGGATCATGGCGGAGAAAGAAGCGAAAATGGCAACAGTAGGAAGAGTTTGGAGTTTGTGGTTCCGGAGGGGAGGGTTCACGGTGGCGGTCTGCTATCATTGCTCGGAGGAAACTTGAAGAATGCCACCATTGATGGGGTGTGATGAAGTTTAGATTGTTAAAGTTTCAAATTTTAGGCAAGTGTTTTGATTTTTTAAGGTGGTTTGTATGTGTGTATAAATGCCTTTAATAGGTGAACATTTCCTGTTAATGTTGTTGTATCATAACAATAAGAATGTGGTGTTTTCTTTTTGTTGTATATTATTACCATTACTATTATAACTAAGCTTATTTTTATGTCTGTTTTTGGAGTGACTGTTTTGATTTAATCCTAAACTTACTGTTACCAGTGGCGGAGCTAGCCCATTAATTTAGgagtattttaattttttttaccggTCAATGTAGTAGTAATAGGGGGCGTTGGGAGTCTGGGATGATTGTAATTCTGTGACGTTCTGTTTCCTATGTTGCCGCCCATACACAAAACAAAAGGATATTTTATTGTTTTGGTGCTTGGACTATGTTTGTCAATTTAGCCTATTTTAATTATATTATACTTAATTTGGGTTAACTCTATCATTAATGCCTAATTATTATACAAGTTTAGTGTTGTAAAATATTTGGGTTTATAAAAGTTTGGAATTTCAATAAATTAAAGTATCCTATATTTTTAGGGGTATCCCCGTGTTTGTTCAGAgatattatttatataaaaccaaaaaaaaaaaaaaaaatacactacgAATACGGGGTTGAGCCGTAGGCCGTGATACCCCTCTTTATACTATACCTCCGCCACGGACTGTTAttacaatatataaattacataATAATGTATTTAATACTGTAATGGTTGTGTACCATTCACTTTTAAGTCTTTAACTCAAATATCCCTCTTTGATATGTGAAACATTTGCTTAAATTCTTAATGTGTATGAAACTGCTCGTGTAGTACATTTTGCTGATAAATTTGAATTGACAAGGTTAATATTTCAAGTGGTGTTGTGCCACTTTGTAACCATATCTTTCCATGGCATTGGCGAAAAATGGTGGGACGTAAGTACTGTTTGTTGCTCATTTAAAAAGGGTTAAATCTTGTTATCCTTTTTAATAATTTAAAGTTGCATCTTTGAGGTTTATATACCTGTTAATGACTTTACAACTTATACAGAATTGGTATCAAAGTTGTCTTAAATTCCCTAAATACTTATTCCACTTAACATTCATCATGGTGTTTACACCTCCTGTTTCAGTAGGTTGACAACATCTGTATACTGCTTTC contains the following coding sequences:
- the LOC110890279 gene encoding uncharacterized protein LOC110890279 — translated: MVYSNPKMDLNNSLAFVSCNGNSNTTLSLDCFGYGGNTGPRHETACEKSKEQNTNIAPDDGCRLVLGLGPTPSVYSNDYYSSSTKKPASVSNTGLSCEGGDSVLKLGLSDHCFTSVNDVSCYSQKVIDEGSTSAKKSGGYMPSLLLAPRMQMHNLLEPGENSYHGPQLSSEPSAISDYSMGTMSDHQTGNSKKCRFDGCTKGARGATGLCIGHGGGQRCQKPGCNKGAESRTAYCKAHGGGRRCQHLGCTKSAEGRTEFCIAHGGGRRCGHPSGCSKAARGKSGLCIKHGGGKRCKVEGCTRSAEGQIGLCISHGGGRRCQFQGCSKGAQGSTMYCKAHGGGKRCVFAGCTKGAEGSTPLCKAHGGGKRCLYDGGGICPKSVHGGTNFCVAHGGGKRCSVPGCTKSARGRTDCCVKHGGGKRCKFENCTKSAQGSTDFCKAHGGGKRCNWGGEGKCEKFARGKSGLCAAHASMVQEKEANVNKRGGFGIGPGLFHGVVQAPASTVMSSFDNTYSSSGVSIVSDSIDSRERPTKRQQLIPPQVLVPPSMKHPFSSSFTMQLSSDHGGERSENGNSRKSLEFVVPEGRVHGGGLLSLLGGNLKNATIDGV